Proteins from a single region of Ornithinimicrobium humiphilum:
- a CDS encoding ABC transporter substrate-binding protein yields the protein MTRTSRLAFVAACSALALGLSACGSDGGSGSGDGDGEPIKIGIIADLTGATGDVGTPYNKGMLAYIDHINAEGGIEGHPIEANSNDYAYEVPQAEDLYRQYVNDGVVAIQGWGTGDTEALHKRVASDELPFMSGSFAESLTDPNEAPFNFVVAPTYSDQMRVALNWINEDSGGDAEVAVFHHDSPFGQAPVADGQAWVEEKGYDLGYKAYAMPGGQQNYVGLLNQAQSQGAKYIVIQNVASPAALVAKDIKDQGLDMKIVCLNWCANELFITTAGADAAEGHMLVQPFAPLNVGKPGHDVINDYIEEKGINAAEVGTSWVQGWYVMHVMAEGMRQAIADGAEELDGPAIREALETMGGIDTGGVVGDGVVEFSADSHRGSTGTGIYTAQGGEMVEVEAGATP from the coding sequence ATGACTCGCACCTCACGCCTGGCGTTCGTGGCCGCCTGCTCGGCGCTGGCCCTGGGCCTGTCGGCCTGCGGCAGCGACGGCGGCAGCGGCAGCGGTGACGGCGACGGTGAGCCGATCAAGATCGGCATCATCGCCGACCTCACCGGCGCCACCGGCGACGTGGGCACGCCCTACAACAAGGGGATGCTCGCCTACATCGACCACATCAACGCCGAGGGCGGCATCGAGGGTCACCCCATCGAGGCCAACTCCAACGACTACGCCTACGAGGTCCCGCAGGCCGAGGACCTCTACCGCCAGTACGTCAACGACGGCGTCGTGGCGATCCAGGGCTGGGGCACCGGCGACACCGAGGCCCTCCACAAGCGCGTCGCCAGCGACGAGCTGCCGTTCATGTCGGGCTCGTTCGCCGAGTCGCTGACCGACCCCAACGAGGCGCCGTTCAACTTCGTCGTCGCCCCGACCTACTCCGACCAGATGCGCGTGGCGCTCAACTGGATCAACGAGGACTCCGGCGGCGACGCCGAGGTCGCGGTCTTCCACCACGACAGCCCGTTCGGGCAGGCGCCGGTGGCCGACGGCCAGGCGTGGGTCGAGGAGAAGGGCTACGACCTGGGCTACAAGGCCTACGCGATGCCCGGCGGCCAGCAGAACTACGTCGGCCTGCTCAACCAGGCCCAGAGCCAGGGCGCGAAGTACATCGTGATCCAGAACGTCGCCTCCCCGGCGGCGCTGGTCGCCAAGGACATCAAGGACCAGGGCCTCGACATGAAGATCGTGTGCCTCAACTGGTGCGCCAACGAGCTCTTCATCACCACCGCCGGCGCCGACGCGGCCGAAGGCCACATGCTGGTCCAGCCGTTCGCGCCGCTCAACGTGGGCAAGCCCGGCCACGACGTCATCAACGACTACATCGAGGAGAAGGGCATCAACGCCGCCGAGGTCGGCACCTCCTGGGTGCAGGGCTGGTACGTCATGCACGTGATGGCCGAGGGCATGCGCCAGGCGATCGCCGACGGCGCCGAGGAGCTCGACGGCCCGGCGATCCGCGAGGCGCTGGAGACCATGGGCGGCATCGACACCGGCGGCGTCGTCGGTGACGGCGTCGTCGAGTTCTCCGCGGACAGCCACCGCGGCTCGACGGGCACCGGCATCTACACCGCCCAGGGCGGCGAGATGGTCGAGGTCGAGGCGGGCGCCACGCCATGA
- a CDS encoding branched-chain amino acid ABC transporter permease, translated as MAQTATGIHHRSYSSELRLRATRAEYLRLGLMLVLLIVVPFVLDNYWMSIANTILIAVIGAVGLNILVGYTGQISLGQGGFLAVGAYSSVILSDRIGLPTPLAIAFAVVLTAVVGTFFGLPGLRLKGLYLAIATLASQQIIEFLIRRDYGGFLTGGLGYINVDRFSFLGFEIGGRAVFERQWYVILAVLAVLAVMAARNLFRTGLGRSFMAVRDQDIAAEAIGVNLTRAKLTAFAVSSGFVGLAGALTAHYSEVVSWEKFTLEVSILYLAMIIVGGLGSIAGAVYGAIFMTLLPVVIRNLANALDSVMPFLGSQLPAVQNAVFGLVIILFLIIEPRGLNRLWERVKEYFRFWPFRY; from the coding sequence ATGGCCCAGACCGCCACCGGCATCCACCACCGGTCCTACAGCTCCGAGCTGCGCCTGCGCGCGACCAGGGCGGAATACCTCCGCCTCGGCCTGATGCTCGTGCTGCTCATCGTCGTGCCGTTCGTGCTCGACAACTACTGGATGTCGATCGCCAACACGATCCTCATCGCCGTCATCGGCGCCGTCGGGCTCAACATCCTCGTCGGCTACACCGGCCAGATCTCGCTCGGCCAGGGCGGCTTCCTCGCCGTCGGCGCCTACTCCTCGGTGATCCTCTCCGACCGGATCGGGCTCCCGACACCGCTGGCGATCGCCTTCGCGGTGGTCCTCACGGCGGTCGTCGGCACCTTCTTCGGACTGCCGGGCCTGCGCCTCAAGGGGCTCTACCTGGCGATCGCGACGCTGGCCAGCCAGCAGATCATCGAGTTCCTCATCCGGCGCGACTACGGCGGCTTCCTCACCGGCGGCCTGGGCTACATCAACGTCGACCGGTTCAGCTTCCTCGGCTTCGAGATCGGCGGCCGCGCCGTCTTCGAGCGGCAGTGGTACGTCATCCTCGCCGTGCTCGCGGTGCTGGCCGTGATGGCGGCCCGCAACCTCTTCCGCACCGGCCTGGGTCGCTCGTTCATGGCGGTCCGCGACCAGGACATCGCGGCCGAGGCGATCGGCGTCAACCTCACGCGGGCCAAGCTCACCGCCTTCGCGGTGTCCTCCGGCTTCGTCGGGCTGGCCGGCGCGCTCACCGCGCACTACAGCGAGGTCGTCTCGTGGGAGAAGTTCACCCTCGAGGTCTCGATCCTCTACCTGGCGATGATCATCGTCGGCGGCCTGGGCAGCATCGCCGGCGCCGTCTACGGCGCGATCTTCATGACCCTGCTGCCGGTCGTGATCCGCAACCTCGCCAACGCCCTCGACTCGGTCATGCCGTTCCTGGGCAGCCAGCTGCCGGCGGTGCAGAACGCCGTCTTCGGCCTGGTGATCATCCTCTTCCTCATCATCGAGCCGCGGGGGCTCAACCGGCTCTGGGAACGGGTCAAGGAGTACTTCCGCTTCTGGCCCTTCCGCTACTGA
- a CDS encoding branched-chain amino acid ABC transporter permease, translating into MSTLVAVLAYGLADGAILALAALGFVLIYKATAVINFAQGEFLLVGAYMFYTAFVVMGLPLAVAVVVGVVVATIIGILVERLILRPMVGESPISIIMVTIGLSSLLRALVQMFYGTSPKPMPKLLPTGSVNLLGATVPINRLLVILVAAVVLTAFTVFFRRSKHGIAMRAVADDQQAAMTMGISVRRIFAMAWALAGVSALIAGVLLADISAVDQNLAAFGLLVFPVVILGGLDSVPGTIVGGVIIGLLKQATGTYFDPGLATVIPYVVLVLILLVKPYGLFGETRIERV; encoded by the coding sequence ATGAGCACGCTCGTCGCCGTGCTGGCCTACGGCCTGGCCGACGGCGCGATCCTGGCGCTCGCCGCGCTCGGCTTCGTGCTGATCTACAAGGCCACCGCGGTCATCAACTTCGCCCAGGGCGAGTTCCTGCTGGTCGGCGCCTACATGTTCTACACGGCCTTCGTCGTCATGGGCCTGCCGCTCGCGGTCGCGGTCGTCGTCGGCGTGGTCGTCGCGACGATCATCGGCATCCTCGTCGAGCGGCTCATCCTGCGGCCGATGGTCGGCGAGAGCCCCATCAGCATCATCATGGTGACGATCGGCCTCTCGTCGCTGCTGCGGGCGCTGGTCCAGATGTTCTACGGCACCAGCCCCAAGCCGATGCCCAAGCTGCTGCCGACCGGCTCGGTCAACCTCCTCGGCGCCACGGTGCCGATCAACCGGCTGCTCGTCATCCTCGTCGCGGCCGTCGTGCTCACCGCCTTCACGGTCTTCTTCCGACGGTCCAAGCACGGCATCGCGATGCGGGCCGTCGCCGACGACCAGCAGGCGGCGATGACGATGGGCATCTCGGTGCGGCGCATCTTCGCGATGGCCTGGGCGCTGGCCGGGGTGAGCGCGCTCATCGCCGGCGTGCTGCTCGCCGACATCTCCGCTGTCGACCAGAACCTCGCCGCCTTCGGCCTCCTGGTCTTCCCGGTCGTGATCCTCGGCGGCCTCGACTCGGTGCCCGGCACCATCGTCGGTGGCGTGATCATCGGCCTGCTCAAGCAGGCGACCGGCACCTACTTCGACCCGGGCCTGGCCACCGTCATCCCCTACGTCGTCCTCGTCCTGATCCTGCTCGTCAAGCCCTACGGCCTGTTCGGCGAGACCCGCATCGAGAGGGTGTGA